taacgtacgatgaatgtctgaggatcctgggattatattcattggagtttaggaggttgaggggagatctaatagaaacttacaagataatgaatggcttagatagggtggacgtgaggaagttgtttccattagcaggggagactaggacccgggggcacagccttagaataaaagggagtcactttagaacagagatgaggagaaatttcttcagccagagagtggtgggtctgtggaattcattgccacagagggcggtggaggccgggacgttgagtatctttcagacagaagttgataaattcttgatttctcgaagaattaagggctatggagagagagcgggtaaatggagttgaaatcagccatgattgaatggtggagaggactcgatgggccgaatggccttacttccactcctatgtcttatggtcttatgatccttgtgaaatttgaaaccaagcattcgcaacaaggctcaaacgGCATCACTCCACTGGGTAagaccagccagtccagcagaaagaaaccttccccattgaccaactgtaaGAGTGagaaaaatgcagtcctggatgtaattgaagcagaaacagtaacagcagaaaacaacccctgtaatcaattgtgaacttgttggtgtctcagcaggttcgatgaatcacgaaatccctttccacactgagagcaggtgaatggcctctccccggtgtgaacctgcCAGTGTCTGCGCAGGTGGAATGGATCACTGAATTCTttaccacactgagaacaggtgaacggcctcgctCCGCTGTGAACGCGTCGGTGTCGtctcagggtggatgaatcactgaatcctttaccacactgagagcaggtgaatggtctctccccggtgtgaactcgctggtgtgtctgcagggtggttgAAACACTGAAACCCTTTCCACAtgtagagcaggtgaatggtttctccccagtgtgaactcgctggtgtgtctgcagggtggatgagtcattgaatcccttcccacacacagaacaagggaatggtctctcccctgtgtgaattcgctggtgttttagcaggctggatgactgaatgaatcccttcccacactgagagcagaagaatggtctctcccctgtgtgaattcgctggtgtgtccgtaGGAGGGAAGacagagtaaatcccttcccacacacacagcaggtgaagggcttctccccagtgtgaattcgctggtgtctctgcagggtggatgaatcactgaatcccttctcacactgagaacaggtgaaaggcctctccccggtaTGACTACGTCGATGAACTTCCAGCACAGATggagatctgaatcccttcccacagtctctacatttccacggtttctccatgttttgtatCTCCTTGTATTTCTCCAGGCTGGACAATCAGTTGCAGCCTtgcccacacacagaacacgtgtatggtctctccccgctgtgaatggtgcgatgttttttcaggctgtgtaactggtcaaagctctttccagtcagtgccctggaacactctcactcgggtgtgtgcgtTTCGGTGCttatccagtcacactgatgtttaaaatcttttgaagccgacagattgggcaaacatttctccttctagattcaaaggtcgatgatagtCAGGTATCGAGGAATCAAGTGACTCAGTCAGATCTAAATGCGGCTTTTGAGATTTCTATCTGCAATTTCTCCctcctaatatcctgtaaaaacaatttacaaaagacatcacttgtcagtacagaatagaaattcagaacagacaattctagtttctagagAACACTCTTTCCTCTCTTACTCcgcaaagctgtaaatctccgtcccacacactctccctccattctcactctgctgtatctaatattcaccctcccaattctcctgaaggtgctgattcaggctgattgacaggctGTTTCCTGGGCACAGCGACCATAACAAATCGGAGCAGCAGTCAGCCATTTGCCACATCGAGCCTGTTCAACTATTCAATGAGATTataggccgatctacctcagcaccatttcctCAAACTATTCCCCATATTGTTTGATGTCGTCAATATCTAGAAAGCAATGAGTCTCTTTCTTCAATATAATTGATGACTGACGCTCCACAGTCCTCCGGCGTTGAGAATTCCAAAGTTTTACCACATCTtcaagtgaagaaatccctcctcatctcagttatctctccattttcctgctggTTCCTCATAATACTCGACTCTCTCGGCATCAAAAATCTGCCTAACACATCCTTTAGTATATTCAACGCCCCCCAGCCTCCACTAGTCACTGTTGACGAACAATCCAAAGATTGACAAGtcaagtccaaagatgtataggttaggtggaataGTCATGCTCAAATTGTCCCTAAGGTTGCTACAGGACTCTAATACACGGCTAGAAATataaataaatgtactttattacaaaaccataaataatatatctaatctggagcacataacaacactagacatatctctgtctgatattaatttactgtccctttAAATGTCAGCTATCtcttggggaaagcagccctttaattgtgaacattgggaaagagaccatccttttagccagacaaataaatgtgtcaagctgagggagcaaaggatgtcaatgtctttaagagagaagagagagacctgggccaagctttgcagagtctgcaccctccctggattcacttcctttccctccagTTGCTGCAAGtcgccaattgaaggtgagaatgagaaaataaatgtaaAGGGGAGAAAAGAATGTGTTTCACTCACAGAGGTTGGAGACATGAGGACGttccagtctgtgtgaagctccatAGTCATTCACccaaagcccgcgctctgattggttggaggaccagagtcctttcgGTCCTCCAATTCTTCTGATTTGTCAACACAACAGCAGGAAGGTCATGGGGCGGGTTCTCCTCCGCACATGCGCAGCTTCGCTCTCccttagacatgcgcagtcccgggccggggggagggggagatcaccgagcttctcgctctggccggagccgtcagccggttgcctggaaaccttggtggaagaggaggagggggggcataACGGGTGGTGGCGGGGCTTGCGTGTCCGCGCGCCGGACCTGCGCACCAGttgacgtcaccgcggagcaggGTGATTCCCATTGGCTGATTCAGGCAGCGCTCCATTGTGACCTCACAAAGCGGACGTTGCAATTTAGActgacttcctcctctgggcaacatctgggaggaaatcaatgtctcccctttccatttcttatctcattctggggggacattggtgacttgcagcaactgaagggaaaggaagtgaatccagggagggtgcagactctggaaaggtctctctctctcttaaaaacttgtgacacccgagtgagagtgttccagggcactgactgtggaaagagctttaaccagtttcaGCCTGAAAATcatcgcaccattcacagcggggagagattatacatgtgttctgtgttttcttgaggcttcaactgattgtagaACCTGGAGAGACAAGGACAccctcaccatggagaaaccgtggaaatgtggaggctgtgggaagggattcaaagcacCTTCTGAGctcgaaactcatcgacgcagtcacactggggagaggccgttcatctgctctgaatgtgggaagggattcactcagtcatccaacttgCTGGCACACGAGCGAGTCCATGCTGGAGAGGGGCCAGTCACCTGCTccatctgtgggaagggattcactcaattaccaACTCTGCTGCGACACCAGGCAGTTCACACTGTggcgaggccgttcacctgctctgagtgtgggaagggatttacgagATCATCcagtctgctgacacaccagcgagttcatgctggagtgaggccattcacctgtgctgattgtgggaagggatttacaagGTCATCCTGTCTGCGGactcaccagcgggttcacaccggggagaggccattcacctgtactGAGTGTGGGAAATGTTTTGGGGATGCATCCAGCCTtgcgagacaccagcgagttcacactggggagagatcattcatctgctcagtgtgtggaaagggatttaatcTTTCATCCAACCTATGGAGACACAAGCGAATACACACCAGGGAGAATCTGTTcagctgctctgagtgtgggaagggattcagtaattcatcTGCCCTGCAGAAGCACCTGCGAATTCACatcggggaaaggccgttcacctgctctcaatgtgggaagggattcactcggccatcccacctgcagacacaccagcgagttcacactggggagaggccgttcacctgctctgtgtgtgggacggGATTCAGTGAATCATCCAATCTGCTGGCCCATattcgagttcacactggagagagaccattcgcctgctcagTGTGCGGGAAAACATTTACTCAGTTATCAACCCTGCTGCGGCACCAGGCAgtccacaccggagagaggccgtttccctgctccgtgtgtgggaagggatttactcggtcaaccaatctgctgacacaccagcgcgtccacactggggagagaccgttcacctgttctgtgtgtgggaagagatttggaGATGTCTCCAGCCTcgggagacaccagcgggttcacactggggcgaggttgttcacctgctccttgtgtggaaagggattcacttttTCATCCAACCTTCGGAGGCACCAACGAATACAcgccagggagaggccattcacctgctctgactgtggacagGTGTTCACTGAGtcatccagcctgcagaaacacagtgAAGTGCACACAGAGgaaagagaccattcacctgctctgagtttgGGCAAGGATTCACTGAGTCACCCTACTGCTGAGACACCATGGCAGTCACAGTGAATCGAGACCTTTCACACTCAGACAGGATGTTAATTGTGTCAATTGTGGTTAAGTCTCTACAGGTGGAGGCATTGATTGGTTATTTGAGCACATATAATGTTTTTCCATAGAGTTTGTACCCCCTCCTATAATGCGAGGTACAATTCCCTGTTGGGGAGGCTCGGAGTTGTGCAAATGCTCCATCTGGTTCCTCCTGTGGCCTTGTGTATGTAGGTCACTTAACTCGTAAACCACAAACCTAGAGCAAGGTTCCAGGTTTTCCCACCAGGGTAGGTGGTAAAAACCATTCTGTGGCAGGCTAGGTGAGCTCATGAATATGCATCGGGGACCCTGGGTGGAGGGTACTGCATGCAGCAGTCCCATACAACCATAGGTTGTATTGGTTCACGGAGTTCACAAGATACCCATGTTCTTCTGCGGCCTTGGGGAGTCTGTGGACCCTGTGTGTGTAAGTTGTAATAGATTGCATCCCCTTCTCAGTTATTTCAAAAAACTTTTACTCCAGTTTTGTTTTCACTTCCGTCTCATGCTCCTGATCTTCAGGCACCTGGTGTGCAATGGGGTGGGGTTGTGTGCATTGAGGGAGGAGGAGCCCCTCGTGACCCTGCTCCTGGGCCAGGCCAAACTTGTCATGCACAAGTCCAGGCAGCGGGCCATCGAGGGGGTCATCTGCACAACTATCTGTCCCTTCTCTGTGACTATATTCATAGCTGGCTGCCCTTGGAGAGGAAGCACGAGATGTCTGCCGGCAACATTGAAACTTCCCATACCCAGTGGGCACCGTGGGGATTGAGGTGTTTTATTGAGCCCTCTTGTCACATTTTGTTCTGTTGTTTAATGCTTCCTTTGTGATTTGTTTGGATGCAGTGTCCCTTTAAGCGGCGGCTCTTTTCATTTGTCCCTTTGTTTAATTTGATTTAATTGGTTTGTCGTTTTGTGAAAACGGCTAAGCTGGCCAGTAACACGTCCATGCAGCTGGCAGTCGAGAGGGTTGTCCAACCTGACTCTGCCTCCGTCCCGTGTCTCTGTTCAAGGATGGGTGCCCCTGGAGCATTCAGTGTCCACCAGCACGTTGGAGGCCGTTCCTGGccgtgggggctggggtgcatcatcacccccaaccctcccatcatcatggggtgcatcatcacccccacccccgtgtagcacaggtggttagcactgtggcttcacagcgccagggtcccaggttc
This portion of the Scyliorhinus torazame isolate Kashiwa2021f chromosome 5, sScyTor2.1, whole genome shotgun sequence genome encodes:
- the LOC140422490 gene encoding uncharacterized protein; translation: MEKPWKCEDCGKGFKNPSQLEIHRRSHTGERPFTCPVCGKGFTQSSHLHTHQRIHTGERAFTCSQCGNRFTRLSHLHTHQRVHTGERPFTCSVCGKGFSQLSNMLRHQGSHNSEKLLKCSDSVGGSVDLMFHQRINTEEERPFSCSQCAKKFKMSSDLLVHQRIHTGERPFTCSQCGKGFTKLSNLLVHQRVHTEEKPFMCSVCGKGFRHSSTLRTHQQVHNGAKPFTCSECGKRFTHLSKLQTHQRVHTGERPFTCSDFTCSICGKGFTQLPTLLRHQAVHTVARPFTCSECGKGFTRSSSLLTHQRVHAGVRPFTCADCGKGFTRSSCLRTHQRVHTGERPFTCTECGKCFGDASSLARHQRVHTGERSFICSVCGKGFNLSSNLWRHKRIHTRENLFSCSECGKGFSNSSALQKHLRIHIGERPFTCSQCGKGFTRPSHLQTHQRVHTGERPFTCSVCGTGFSESSNLLAHIRVHTGERPFACSVCGKTFTQLSTLLRHQAVHTGERPFPCSVCGKGFTRSTNLLTHQRVHTGERPFTCSVCGKRFGDVSSLGRHQRVHTGARLFTCSLCGKGFTFSSNLRRHQRIHARERPFTCSDCGQVFTESSSLQKHSEVHTEERDHSPALSLGKDSLSHPTAETPWQSQ